TTTCTTTAAATCGTCCAATGCCGCGAATGGGTTTCGGCCAGGCATACGGCAAGAACAGGTTTTAATATTCCTGTTTATGCCGCAGACCGGGCAAAGCCCCCTGCAGGCGTCCGAACACAGAATCTTCATGGGTGCGAGCAACACCAGCGTTTCACGCACCGCTTCGCGCACGTCTATACATTCTACAGTATCTTCATAAACCTCGTCAAAATTTTCCTTGAGACAGGCCGTTAAAGGCTTGCCACAGCGCGAACATTCAAGCATTAGTTCAGCTTTCAGCGCGCCTGCAAGGATTATCGGTCCCTTCTCGTCCGGGAAGAACTCAATGTTCAGTTCAAGGTTCTTTACCACGGCCGGCTTTTCAAGCGCGTCCGTGAACAGAGCCGCGTCGGGTTTGAAGGCGCTCTTAAGCCCGCCTTTTTGTCTGATTTCTTCGCGGCTGAAAACAAAAGGATTTTTTTCTTCCATAAATATTACAAGTGTTTATAGAATATAAACTATACGGGGGCGCGGTCAATGGGATTTTGCGGCGCTTGCGAGCCGGTTCCGCCGAGGGTTTCTTTTACCCGATAGAAAGGCTTTTTGGCGGAGCTGTGATAGCTTCGTATAATCAGCTCAGCTACAAGCCCCAGAAACGCCATCTGCACTCCCACCAAAGCCAAAAATATGGCCACCAGGAAAAGCGGCTGGTCTTTGACAAAGATATGGGCGGCCAGCTTGTTGTAAAGCGTGCAGCCCGCAAGACATGCCGACACCAGGCCCAGAGCGAGGCTCAAACCCCCGAAAAGATAAATGGGCTTGGTAATAAAATCGCCCATGAACTTTACGGTGAAAAGATCAAGAAGCACCTTGAAAGTGCGCGTGAGCCCGTACTTTGAGCGGCCGACAACTCTGGGATGATGACTCACCTCCATCTCCGTTATGGAAGCTCCGCCGTAGCCGAGGAGCGCCGGCAAAAACCGGTGCATCTCTCCGTACAGGTCCAGGTCTTTAAGCAGGCTCGTGCGGTAAACCTTGAGGGTGCAGCCGTAGTCATGCAGGCGTATACCAGTCACCCGTGAAATTACGGCGTTAGCCGCCATGGAGGGCAGCACGCG
The genomic region above belongs to Elusimicrobiota bacterium and contains:
- a CDS encoding DUF177 domain-containing protein — protein: MEEKNPFVFSREEIRQKGGLKSAFKPDAALFTDALEKPAVVKNLELNIEFFPDEKGPIILAGALKAELMLECSRCGKPLTACLKENFDEVYEDTVECIDVREAVRETLVLLAPMKILCSDACRGLCPVCGINRNIKTCSCRMPGRNPFAALDDLKKKNGAR
- a CDS encoding glycosyltransferase family 2 protein translates to MNPEISVIIPVFNESGNIAPLAAKLEEVFSKTAASLEVIWVDDGSTDGSYGEIRANLRPNAAAIRFSRNFGQTAALAAGIAAARGVWTVPLDADLQNDPRDIPKMIERAGEGFDVVSGWRKKRNDSFFTRVLPSMAANAVISRVTGIRLHDYGCTLKVYRTSLLKDLDLYGEMHRFLPALLGYGGASITEMEVSHHPRVVGRSKYGLTRTFKVLLDLFTVKFMGDFITKPIYLFGGLSLALGLVSACLAGCTLYNKLAAHIFVKDQPLFLVAIFLALVGVQMAFLGLVAELIIRSYHSSAKKPFYRVKETLGGTGSQAPQNPIDRAPV